One window of Paludibacter propionicigenes WB4 genomic DNA carries:
- a CDS encoding patatin-like phospholipase family protein — MRRIVLTLWFVSSVLLLAQAQKVGLVLSGGGAKGLSHIGIIKALEENNIPIDYITGTSMGAIVGGMYAMGFSTDEMIKVIKSNDFKLWSTGEIEADYKYYYRNADPKPSFVEIPLKSKKVDSIDFRSIFLPTNIVPTRQMNFAFVQLCAQANAVAGGDFDKLFVPFRCVASDIYNKEAVIFRYGVLGDAIRASMSYPFMFKPVVIDDKLLFDGGIFNNFPVDVMRNDFKPDFMIGSVVAKNPRKPDQQDIIMQIQNMIMNPTDYSMSKDEGVLLRLRQNNIKLFDFSRVDELVQMGYDLTMRHMDEIKARVSRRVTAQENEERRQQFKKRFPELKFQRVIVEGVDSMQKKYVEEVFHYHNDVFNMKEFKEAYFKLVSDDKFQEVIPHATFNSATGNFDLHLNVKTQNHLRLLLGGNFSSATSNQAYFGLNYQNLNNYAQSANIDAQFGKVYNGLGLGTRIEVPSQRSWYVKLGLVMHKFDYFEGDKLFYNDNRTANFSQGEVYAKMSVGFPLRMNGLIEFGVGYGYLSDNYFLNRATITSSTKEDESHFSLGSLFGRLENYTLNNTMYSTKGHNHSLSLQLISSSESYESTNTPVVHLKEISDIFLQGRAKLDHYFPINNKFTLGTYAELTYSTRSLMQNYTISVIQAPAFKPTPYTRTAFNDAFCAYKYAAVGVKPIYHISRDFHVRSELYWFVPYKTIIREADNTASYSKPFRSSQVMSESALVYDFKIATVGAFLNYSSTAVSKVHVGINVGFLLFNPKFME, encoded by the coding sequence ATGAGAAGGATAGTCTTGACTTTGTGGTTTGTTTCCAGCGTGTTACTTTTGGCTCAAGCTCAAAAAGTGGGATTGGTATTGAGCGGAGGCGGTGCCAAAGGCCTTTCGCACATTGGTATTATTAAAGCATTGGAAGAGAATAATATTCCGATAGATTACATTACCGGGACTTCTATGGGAGCCATCGTCGGGGGAATGTATGCCATGGGGTTCAGTACGGACGAGATGATAAAAGTTATTAAGTCTAACGATTTCAAACTTTGGTCGACCGGAGAGATAGAGGCGGACTATAAATACTATTACCGCAACGCCGACCCTAAACCCAGTTTTGTAGAAATACCCCTCAAGTCAAAAAAAGTTGATTCAATAGATTTCAGATCGATATTTCTTCCCACCAACATTGTTCCTACACGCCAAATGAATTTTGCATTTGTGCAGCTTTGTGCGCAGGCTAATGCTGTGGCAGGAGGTGATTTCGACAAACTTTTTGTACCATTCCGTTGTGTTGCATCAGATATTTACAACAAAGAAGCTGTTATATTTCGCTACGGAGTGCTGGGCGATGCTATCCGGGCTTCTATGTCCTACCCGTTTATGTTTAAACCGGTGGTGATCGATGATAAACTTTTGTTCGACGGTGGTATTTTTAATAATTTTCCGGTAGATGTAATGCGCAATGATTTCAAACCCGATTTTATGATTGGAAGTGTGGTAGCCAAAAATCCCCGCAAACCCGATCAGCAGGATATCATTATGCAGATACAAAATATGATTATGAATCCGACGGATTATTCGATGTCCAAAGATGAAGGTGTACTGCTACGTCTAAGGCAGAACAATATCAAGCTGTTTGATTTTTCGCGTGTAGATGAATTGGTACAAATGGGTTATGATCTGACCATGAGACATATGGATGAAATAAAAGCCCGTGTATCACGCAGAGTAACGGCGCAGGAAAATGAGGAGCGGAGGCAACAGTTCAAAAAACGCTTCCCCGAACTCAAATTCCAACGGGTCATAGTGGAAGGTGTTGACAGCATGCAAAAGAAATATGTAGAGGAAGTTTTTCATTATCATAATGATGTGTTTAATATGAAAGAGTTTAAAGAAGCTTACTTTAAACTGGTTTCAGACGACAAGTTTCAGGAAGTGATTCCGCACGCTACGTTCAACTCGGCTACAGGAAATTTTGACTTACACCTTAATGTCAAAACCCAGAATCACTTAAGATTATTGCTGGGCGGAAACTTCTCGTCGGCTACATCCAATCAGGCTTATTTCGGGCTGAATTATCAGAACCTGAATAACTACGCTCAATCGGCCAATATCGATGCCCAATTTGGAAAAGTTTACAACGGACTGGGGTTGGGCACACGCATAGAAGTGCCATCGCAGCGAAGTTGGTATGTGAAGCTTGGTCTTGTAATGCATAAGTTTGATTATTTCGAAGGAGATAAATTATTCTATAACGATAACAGAACCGCCAATTTTAGCCAGGGTGAGGTTTATGCCAAAATGAGTGTGGGTTTCCCGCTTCGAATGAATGGTCTTATTGAGTTTGGGGTGGGATATGGCTATCTGAGCGACAATTATTTTTTGAACCGAGCTACCATAACTTCCTCTACAAAAGAGGATGAAAGCCATTTTTCGCTCGGGAGTCTGTTCGGAAGGTTGGAAAACTACACGCTGAACAATACAATGTACTCTACAAAAGGTCACAATCATAGTCTTTCTTTACAGCTCATCAGTAGTAGCGAATCTTATGAATCGACAAATACTCCCGTAGTTCACTTAAAAGAGATATCCGATATATTTCTTCAGGGCAGAGCTAAACTTGATCATTATTTCCCTATAAATAATAAATTTACGCTTGGAACCTATGCAGAGCTTACTTATTCTACCCGTAGTTTGATGCAAAACTACACCATAAGTGTTATACAGGCGCCGGCATTTAAGCCTACACCTTATACCCGTACGGCATTCAACGATGCGTTTTGTGCATACAAATACGCTGCCGTGGGCGTAAAACCGATTTATCATATCAGTCGGGATTTTCATGTACGCAGTGAGCTCTATTGGTTTGTACCATACAAAACCATCATCCGTGAAGCGGATAATACAGCCTCTTATTCCAAGCCATTCCGGTCGTCGCAGGTCATGTCGGAATCTGCGCTTGTTTACGACTTTAAAATAGCAACCGTTGGTGCTTTTCTGAATTATTCCAGTACGGCCGTGAGCAAAGTCCACGTTGGTATCAATGTTGGTTTCCTGTTGTTTAATCCTAAATTTATGGAGTAA